Proteins encoded by one window of Deinococcus aquiradiocola:
- the ruvC gene encoding crossover junction endodeoxyribonuclease RuvC, with protein sequence MIVLGIDPGLANLGLGLVDGDARKARHLHHVCIITESAWIMPRRLQYLHGEVTRLIEEFRPEAVAIEDQILRRQADVAFKVGQAFGVVQLACAQAGVPVHTYGPMQVKQALVGTGRADKAQVEYMVKASLGIREVFNNHAADALALALTHLASAAMKERVGVTR encoded by the coding sequence ATGATCGTACTCGGCATCGACCCAGGGCTCGCGAATCTCGGCCTCGGTCTGGTGGACGGCGACGCCCGCAAGGCCCGCCACCTGCACCACGTCTGCATCATCACCGAATCCGCGTGGATCATGCCGCGCCGACTCCAGTACCTGCACGGCGAGGTGACGCGCCTCATCGAGGAATTCCGCCCCGAAGCGGTCGCCATCGAGGACCAGATCCTGCGCAGACAGGCGGACGTGGCCTTCAAGGTCGGTCAGGCCTTCGGGGTGGTGCAGCTCGCGTGCGCGCAGGCGGGCGTGCCCGTCCACACGTACGGTCCCATGCAGGTCAAGCAGGCGCTCGTCGGCACGGGCCGAGCCGACAAGGCCCAGGTGGAATACATGGTCAAGGCGAGCCTCGGCATCCGCGAAGTGTTCAACAACCACGCCGCCGACGCGCTGGCACTCGCCCTCACGCACCTCGCGAGCGCCGCCATGAAGGAGCGGGTGGGAGTGACTAGATAA
- a CDS encoding ABC transporter permease yields MTDLARPAPAPRPASRSAWSVAVRRFRRHRLAMFFLVTVLLLVLMAIAAPLLSPYDPNAQDLSGFYAPPSAQHPFGKDDLGRDILSRIIWGSRISLLVGFSVAALSILIGTVMGTLAGFFGGRTDYLISRFIELMLSLPTLPLLLVISGLLAASDAPAILAFKASLGAGSSIIIVVAVLSLFGWMGTARLVRGEALKLRNLEYMDAARALGARNPRLMARHLIPNLLPVIIVQATLDVGGAILTEAALSFLGFGIQPPVSTWGNMLSNAQEVVLQYPWIPFFPGLMILITVLAFNFLGDGLRDALDPRSKL; encoded by the coding sequence ATGACTGACCTCGCCCGCCCCGCCCCCGCCCCGCGTCCTGCCAGCCGCTCCGCGTGGTCGGTCGCCGTGCGCCGCTTCCGGCGACACCGCCTCGCCATGTTCTTCCTCGTGACGGTCCTGCTGCTGGTGCTCATGGCGATCGCCGCGCCGCTCCTGTCGCCGTACGACCCGAACGCACAGGACCTCAGCGGCTTCTATGCGCCGCCCAGCGCGCAGCACCCCTTCGGGAAGGACGACCTGGGCCGCGACATCCTGTCCCGCATCATCTGGGGCAGCCGCATCTCGCTGCTGGTGGGCTTCAGCGTCGCCGCGCTCAGCATCCTGATCGGCACGGTCATGGGCACCCTCGCCGGATTCTTCGGCGGGCGCACCGACTACCTCATCAGCCGCTTCATCGAACTGATGCTGTCCCTCCCCACCCTGCCGCTCCTGCTCGTCATCTCCGGACTGCTCGCCGCCAGCGACGCGCCCGCCATTCTCGCCTTCAAGGCGTCCCTCGGGGCGGGCTCCAGCATCATCATCGTGGTCGCCGTCCTGTCCCTGTTCGGCTGGATGGGCACGGCCCGCCTCGTGCGCGGCGAGGCCCTCAAGCTCCGCAACCTCGAATACATGGACGCCGCCCGCGCCCTCGGCGCCCGCAACCCGCGCCTCATGGCCCGCCACCTCATCCCGAACCTGCTGCCCGTCATCATCGTGCAGGCCACCCTCGACGTGGGCGGCGCCATCCTCACCGAGGCCGCCCTCAGCTTCCTGGGGTTCGGTATCCAGCCGCCCGTCAGCACCTGGGGCAACATGCTCAGCAACGCGCAGGAAGTCGTGCTGCAGTACCCCTGGATTCCCTTCTTCCCCGGCCTGATGATCCTGATCACCGTGCTGGCCTTCAACTTCCTCGGGGACGGCCTGCGCGACGCGCTCGACCCGCGCAGCAAACTCTGA